One genomic region from Neoarius graeffei isolate fNeoGra1 chromosome 4, fNeoGra1.pri, whole genome shotgun sequence encodes:
- the LOC132884547 gene encoding zinc finger protein 501-like isoform X3 has translation MLQVFSCSTCPCSYASQTYLHTHIQRCHYEEYVRLRESGEIKCELQIPSEGSSHQPTSSDSLNSDTSHNDVRKEIHHCSDCGKSFGHQNALKTHQRIHTGEKPHHCSQCGKSFPYRSTLQSHQRLHTGEKPHLCSQCGKGFTTQSHLKQHQRIHTGEKPYHCSQCGQSFTRQCLLQQHQWIHTGQKPYHCSQCGKSFTNQSNLRLHQHIHTGQKPYHCLQCGKSFTRRNDHQRHQQIHTGEKPHHCSQCGKSFTTQSRLQEHQWIHTGEKPYHCTQCGKSFTTQSHLQEHQQIHTGEKPHHCSQCGRSFTRQSSLQLHQRLHTGEKPYHCSQCEKRFIRLIDLQQHQWIHTGEKPYHCSQCGKSFPYHSTLQSHQRLHTGEKPYHCLQCGKNFIRRLDLQRHQWIHTGEKPYHCSQCGKSFTRRSNHQRHQRIHTGEKPYRCSQCGKSFTQHCLLQQHQWIHTGQKPYHCSQCGKSFTTQSNLRLHQRIHTGEKPYHCSQCGKTFMYSVRLKIHKCTY, from the coding sequence ATGCTGCAAGTCTTTTCCTGCTCCACATGTCCTTGTTCCTATGCATCTCAAACTTAtctccacacacacatccagagatGCCACTATGAAGAGTATGTGAGACTTCGGGAATCAGGAGAGATTAAATGTGAGCTTCAGATCCCCTCCGAAGGCTCCAGTCATCAGCCAACATCATCTGATTCTCTCAATTCTGACACTTCTCACAATGATGTACGgaaggaaattcaccactgctcagaCTGTGGAAAGAGCTTTGGTCATCAGAATGCACTCAAAACGCACCAGaggattcacacaggagagaagccacatcactgctcacaATGTGGAAAGAGTTTTCCTTATCGCAGTACTCTCCAATCACACCAGCgccttcacacaggagagaagccgcatctctgctcacagtgtggaaagggtTTTACGACGCAGAGTCATCtcaaacaacaccagcgcattcacacaggagagaagccgtatcactgctcacagtgtggacagAGTTTTACCCGCCAGTGTCTTCTCCAACAGCACCAGTGGATTCACACAGgacagaagccgtatcactgctcacagtgtggaaagagttttacaaaCCAGAGTAATCTCCGattacaccagcacattcacacaggacagaagccatatcactgcttacAGTGTGGAAAAAGTTTTACTCGTCGCAACGATCACCAGCGACACCAGcaaattcacacaggagagaagccacatcactgctcacagtgtgggaagagttttacaacGCAGAGTCGTCTCCAAGAACACCAGtggattcacacaggagagaagccgtatcactgtacacagtgtggaaagagttttacgacGCAGAGTCATCTGCAAGAACACCAGcagattcacacaggagagaagccacatcactgctcacagtgtggaaggagttttactcgtcagagttctCTCCAATTACACCAGCgccttcacacaggagagaagccgtatcactgctcacagtgtgaaaAGCGTTTTATTCGTCTTATTGATCTCCAGCAACACCAGTGGATTCACACAGGAgaaaagccgtatcactgctcacagtgtggaaagagttttcctTATCATAGTACTCTCCAATCACACCAGCgccttcacacaggagagaagccgtatcactgcttacAGTGTGGAAAGAATTTTATTCGTCGTCTTGATCTCCAGCGTCACCAGtggattcacacaggagagaagccgtatcactgctcacagtgtggaaaaagttTTACTCGTCGCAGCAATCACCAGCGacatcagcgcattcacacaggagagaagccatatcgctgctcacagtgtggaaagagttttactcaacatTGTCTTCTCCAGCAACACCAGTGGATTCACACAGgacagaagccgtatcactgctcacagtgtggaaagagttttacaacGCAGAGTAATCTCCgattacaccagcgcattcacacaggagagaagccgtatcactgctcacagtgtggaaagacatTTATGTATTCAGTTAGACTTAAGATCCACAAATGCACATATTGA